The following proteins are encoded in a genomic region of Dethiosulfovibrio faecalis:
- a CDS encoding pyruvate, water dikinase regulatory protein, with protein sequence MSPTIALVSDSTGETAEYIVQAVLTQFKDLDVEFIRFRFVDLPEKIEPLIEQAKEREALVVSTLVSDEVRRELMGQAERNGVMAIDLLGPLQGAVSLWSGFNALQKPGLLRRMDDKYFQRIKAIEFSIKCDDGKSQNLLPSADIVVLGVSRSGKTPLSMFLANKGYKVANLPLVPEVAPQDTLWQVMPQRCVGLLISPDKLMKIRKDRLRIMGLDPDISAYAQEKRILQELNYAKEIMIKVGCRVYDTTDRSIEEISQNLLEDMRLTQAN encoded by the coding sequence ATGTCTCCAACTATAGCCCTGGTTTCCGATTCGACCGGAGAGACCGCTGAATATATAGTTCAGGCGGTATTGACCCAGTTCAAGGATCTCGACGTGGAGTTCATCCGATTTAGGTTCGTGGATCTGCCGGAAAAAATAGAACCTCTCATCGAGCAAGCTAAAGAAAGAGAGGCTTTGGTCGTCTCCACTTTGGTGTCAGATGAGGTCAGAAGAGAGTTGATGGGCCAAGCTGAGAGAAACGGTGTGATGGCGATAGATCTTTTGGGACCTCTGCAGGGGGCCGTCTCCCTTTGGAGTGGGTTTAACGCACTTCAAAAGCCGGGGTTGCTTCGTCGAATGGACGACAAGTATTTTCAAAGAATAAAGGCTATTGAGTTTTCCATCAAGTGCGACGATGGAAAGAGCCAAAATCTGTTGCCCTCGGCGGACATAGTTGTACTGGGAGTCTCTAGATCGGGGAAAACCCCATTGTCCATGTTTCTGGCCAACAAGGGATATAAAGTCGCTAATTTACCCCTGGTTCCAGAGGTTGCGCCTCAAGATACTCTCTGGCAGGTCATGCCTCAAAGATGTGTCGGATTGTTGATCAGTCCCGATAAGCTGATGAAAATAAGAAAGGATAGGCTGAGGATAATGGGATTGGATCCCGATATATCCGCTTATGCTCAGGAAAAGAGAATACTCCAAGAGCTTAATTACGCAAAAGAGATAATGATAAAGGTAGGCTGTCGTGTTTACGATACTACCGATCGATCGATTGAGGAGATCTCTCAAAATCTCCTGGAGGACATGAGGCTGACCCAAGCAAACTAG
- the glyS gene encoding glycine--tRNA ligase subunit beta, with product METNNLILEIGTEEIPSRFMPHALRELADIASTEFSEARISCGNIETYGTPRRLVLSIKKLNSCQDDLSEEFKGPAWKSAFDGNGTPTRAAVGFAKSKNIEVEDLEKRDVNGVPYVFAVVNQRGGQTLELLPDMLCRIVNRLVFPKNMYWKKTSVRFARPIRWILCLLDDKVVSFELNGIKSGQISRGHRFMGAPSVSVSKESSYMEKLYDNYVIVDQKKRKEKMLSAIAILEKEIDGTIDRDPDLIEENLFLVEYPVPFYGKFDKKYLELPEEVLITTMKHHQKYFPVRDHSGKLMPYFVGVSNNRAVNMNVIVEGNQRVLRARLEDASFFWNEDSREPLASKLDQLKTVVYQEKLGSVYDKVMLTVDLVRSLTSMLGLEEHIKLIERAAMLSKSDLVTNMVYEFPELQGIMGREYALKDGEDPRVAMAVYEQYLPKSAGDETPSDVIGAVLGLSERVFNMVGAFKMGFRPSGSQDPYGLRRAVRCVNEIIWSLPLDVNLDEFLKEAARSLQLEEEPMEELISFIRQRLLIQLKEKDFSHDLAELSVSVTGGRPLQALRFLESLKAVQEEQWFINLVTAAVRVQNILAKNGEERGSSVEVAKLLMPAEKDLAEAVEDCSRTVSRAVEEDNWDLLMESLSRLSPSITSFFDDVMVMDEDSAIRSNRLALLGKCEDLFREVGNLSRLKR from the coding sequence ATGGAGACGAACAACCTGATTTTAGAGATAGGTACGGAGGAAATCCCCTCTCGTTTCATGCCTCATGCCCTGAGGGAACTGGCCGACATAGCCTCGACCGAGTTCTCCGAGGCCCGTATAAGCTGTGGCAATATAGAGACCTACGGAACTCCCAGGAGGCTGGTGCTCTCGATAAAGAAGCTCAATTCCTGTCAGGACGATCTATCGGAAGAGTTTAAAGGTCCTGCCTGGAAAAGCGCGTTCGACGGGAACGGGACACCCACCAGGGCCGCCGTAGGATTCGCCAAGAGCAAGAACATAGAGGTGGAGGACCTTGAAAAAAGGGACGTCAACGGAGTCCCCTATGTATTTGCCGTGGTGAACCAAAGGGGCGGTCAGACCCTGGAACTGCTGCCAGATATGCTCTGTAGAATCGTCAACAGACTTGTTTTTCCGAAGAACATGTATTGGAAGAAAACATCCGTCCGGTTCGCCAGGCCTATAAGGTGGATCCTCTGTCTCCTCGACGATAAAGTTGTATCATTCGAATTAAACGGGATAAAATCCGGCCAGATCTCGAGAGGGCACAGATTCATGGGGGCTCCTTCCGTTTCGGTATCCAAGGAGTCGTCCTACATGGAAAAACTTTACGATAACTACGTCATAGTGGATCAAAAAAAGAGGAAAGAAAAAATGCTTTCCGCTATAGCGATTCTTGAAAAAGAGATTGACGGGACTATAGACAGAGATCCTGATCTGATAGAGGAAAACCTGTTTCTTGTAGAATATCCTGTTCCTTTTTACGGCAAATTTGACAAAAAATACCTGGAGTTGCCGGAAGAAGTCCTTATCACCACTATGAAACATCATCAGAAGTATTTCCCCGTCCGGGATCATTCGGGGAAACTGATGCCTTATTTCGTAGGTGTAAGCAACAACAGAGCCGTTAACATGAACGTCATAGTGGAGGGGAATCAGAGGGTCCTTAGGGCCAGGCTGGAGGATGCATCGTTTTTCTGGAACGAGGACAGCCGAGAGCCTTTGGCGTCTAAACTGGATCAGCTTAAGACCGTTGTATATCAGGAAAAGCTCGGATCGGTTTACGATAAAGTAATGCTAACTGTTGATCTGGTCCGCAGTTTAACCTCCATGCTTGGATTGGAGGAACATATAAAACTGATAGAGAGAGCGGCCATGCTTTCCAAATCCGATCTCGTCACCAACATGGTATATGAGTTTCCGGAACTTCAGGGAATCATGGGAAGGGAGTACGCTTTAAAAGACGGCGAGGATCCCAGGGTTGCCATGGCTGTATATGAGCAGTATCTTCCCAAGAGCGCAGGAGACGAAACGCCGAGCGACGTTATAGGAGCGGTGTTGGGATTGAGCGAAAGGGTCTTCAACATGGTAGGGGCTTTTAAAATGGGATTTAGGCCATCGGGATCTCAGGATCCCTACGGACTGAGAAGGGCTGTTCGTTGCGTAAACGAGATAATATGGAGTTTGCCCCTCGACGTAAATCTGGACGAGTTCTTAAAAGAGGCGGCCCGATCCCTCCAGCTGGAGGAAGAACCCATGGAAGAACTCATCTCGTTCATAAGGCAAAGACTTCTTATCCAGCTTAAGGAAAAGGACTTCTCTCATGATCTTGCGGAGCTGTCGGTTTCGGTCACGGGAGGACGCCCGCTACAGGCGCTGAGGTTCCTCGAATCGTTGAAGGCCGTTCAGGAAGAACAGTGGTTTATCAATCTGGTCACAGCTGCCGTGAGAGTACAGAACATCCTGGCCAAGAACGGAGAGGAGAGAGGAAGTTCCGTAGAGGTCGCAAAACTCCTTATGCCTGCCGAAAAGGATCTCGCCGAAGCGGTTGAAGACTGTTCCCGAACGGTCTCTAGGGCGGTAGAGGAGGATAACTGGGATCTTCTGATGGAATCTCTTTCAAGGCTCTCCCCCTCCATAACGTCGTTTTTCGACGACGTTATGGTTATGGACGAAGATTCTGCGATCAGATCGAACAGACTGGCCCTTCTCGGAAAATGTGAGGATCTTTTCCGAGAGGTAGGCAATCTCTCTCGACTTAAGAGGTAA
- a CDS encoding glycine--tRNA ligase subunit alpha: protein MNFQEIIFRLERFWAERGCVVQQPYDVEVGAGTMNPATSLRVIGPEPWKVAYVEPSRRPTDGRYGENPNRLQHYYQYQVILKPAPDDVQELYLDSLAALGIDPSEHDIRFVEDDWESPTVGAWGLGWEVWLDGMEITQFTYFQQVGGVDMTLVPAELTYGIERIAMFVQKVDNVYDLNWNDELTYGDVHHKGEVEHSTYNFEIADTDMLFKLFDMYERESHNIIDKGLVLPAWDYTLKCSHTFNMLDARNAISVTQRTGYISRIRALAIKCCESYSAQRKAMDYPLKGKLV, encoded by the coding sequence TTGAATTTTCAGGAGATAATCTTTCGTCTGGAGCGTTTTTGGGCGGAACGGGGATGTGTCGTACAACAGCCTTACGATGTCGAGGTAGGAGCCGGTACCATGAACCCGGCGACCTCCCTGAGAGTGATCGGGCCTGAGCCCTGGAAGGTCGCCTACGTAGAGCCTTCCAGACGTCCTACCGACGGTAGATATGGAGAAAATCCCAACAGGCTTCAACATTATTATCAGTATCAGGTGATACTGAAGCCCGCCCCTGACGACGTTCAGGAGCTTTATCTGGATAGCCTCGCCGCCTTAGGAATAGACCCATCGGAACACGATATCCGATTCGTGGAGGACGATTGGGAATCTCCTACTGTGGGAGCATGGGGGTTGGGCTGGGAAGTCTGGCTGGACGGCATGGAGATAACTCAGTTTACCTATTTTCAGCAGGTCGGCGGGGTGGACATGACATTGGTCCCGGCGGAGTTGACCTATGGAATAGAGAGAATCGCCATGTTCGTCCAGAAGGTCGACAATGTCTATGATCTCAATTGGAACGATGAGTTGACCTACGGGGATGTCCATCATAAAGGCGAGGTAGAGCACTCCACCTACAATTTCGAGATCGCCGACACAGACATGTTGTTTAAGCTTTTCGATATGTACGAGAGAGAATCCCACAATATAATCGATAAAGGGCTGGTCCTTCCGGCGTGGGACTATACACTGAAATGCTCTCATACGTTCAACATGTTGGACGCACGAAACGCCATAAGCGTAACTCAGAGGACCGGGTATATATCCAGAATTCGCGCTCTGGCAATAAAATGCTGCGAGAGCTACAGCGCTCAACGTAAAGCCATGGACTATCCGCTAAAGGGAAAGTTAGTTTAG
- the recO gene encoding DNA repair protein RecO, with translation MIEKTQGLRRRTGVVLRREISPEGDIRLMCLFRGDGVHWLSLPGGGRGRVRLGGSTEPLIWGVFSFYKGRNRSFLKEIEVKRDFWALRNMPESLKFALGWCRLLSEMLPYQHPVDEIIPVFFWALELLEDRRDPWGMDLRFLWRILKVWGAAPSLSFCGNCGGRLSEGTWKDGVFLCPVCSPGGRGRIPLEAAAFWATTDKKNLSREALSKDKRKNLYTVRSIISSNLKAFR, from the coding sequence GTGATCGAAAAAACTCAGGGACTTCGTCGTCGAACCGGGGTCGTTCTCAGACGGGAGATCAGCCCTGAAGGGGATATCCGTCTTATGTGCCTATTTCGAGGGGACGGCGTCCATTGGCTCTCCTTGCCGGGAGGGGGCCGCGGCAGGGTGAGATTGGGCGGCAGTACCGAACCTCTGATCTGGGGAGTCTTCTCATTCTACAAAGGCAGGAATCGCTCCTTTTTGAAGGAGATAGAGGTGAAGAGGGACTTCTGGGCTCTTCGAAATATGCCGGAATCCCTTAAGTTCGCCTTGGGATGGTGTCGATTGTTGTCCGAGATGTTACCCTATCAGCATCCTGTCGACGAGATAATCCCCGTCTTTTTCTGGGCCTTGGAACTTCTGGAGGACAGGCGGGATCCCTGGGGAATGGATCTGCGATTTTTATGGCGGATCCTTAAGGTCTGGGGGGCAGCCCCTTCTCTCTCCTTTTGCGGAAATTGCGGAGGAAGGCTATCCGAGGGAACCTGGAAAGACGGGGTGTTTCTGTGTCCTGTTTGTTCGCCCGGCGGGCGAGGTCGTATACCTCTTGAGGCAGCCGCTTTTTGGGCTACGACGGATAAGAAAAATTTATCCCGGGAAGCGTTATCCAAGGATAAACGCAAGAATTTGTATACTGTCAGGAGTATAATTTCGAGTAACCTAAAGGCTTTTAGATAA
- the era gene encoding GTPase Era, whose translation MTTDKFDEGYRSGIVAVVGRPNVGKSSLVNALLRCKATIVSPKPQTTRNRIRCIADVEGGQIVFTDTPGIHKPQHRLGEAIVDSALEALDDADLILYVVSAQDEGITGQDRHIIERLKSSNTPVIMVINKVDILGSKKAKILPLIDTYRKKLNPMYVLPVSARENINLETLMDFILEHIPEGPPMYMEDMLIDRSSRFLAAEIIREQVLLRTDQEVPHSVAVEILEYKSPEEYPERRDTYIRGVIFVERRGQKLILLGSGGEKMKEIGTAAREALESFLGGKVFLDLWIKVRKDWRNSESDLRRLGYRE comes from the coding sequence ATGACGACTGACAAATTCGACGAGGGCTACAGATCCGGAATCGTAGCCGTGGTCGGTAGACCTAACGTCGGCAAGTCCTCCTTGGTTAACGCCCTTTTACGCTGCAAGGCCACGATAGTCTCCCCTAAACCTCAGACTACGAGAAACAGAATAAGGTGCATCGCAGATGTGGAAGGCGGCCAGATCGTCTTTACAGATACCCCGGGAATCCATAAGCCGCAGCATCGTCTCGGAGAAGCCATAGTCGACTCGGCTTTGGAAGCCCTGGACGATGCTGACCTTATCCTCTACGTCGTCTCGGCTCAGGACGAAGGGATCACCGGCCAGGACAGGCATATAATCGAGCGTCTCAAAAGCTCGAACACGCCTGTTATCATGGTGATAAACAAAGTGGATATCCTGGGTTCCAAGAAGGCTAAGATTCTTCCCTTGATAGATACCTACCGTAAAAAATTGAACCCCATGTATGTTTTACCCGTCTCCGCCAGAGAGAACATCAACCTGGAGACGCTAATGGATTTCATACTTGAACATATTCCGGAGGGCCCTCCTATGTATATGGAGGATATGCTGATAGACCGTTCCTCCCGTTTTTTGGCTGCGGAGATAATAAGGGAACAGGTGCTTTTGAGAACCGACCAGGAGGTGCCGCACAGCGTGGCGGTGGAGATCCTGGAGTATAAATCGCCTGAAGAATATCCTGAACGGAGAGATACCTACATAAGAGGAGTTATATTCGTGGAACGCCGCGGCCAGAAGCTCATTTTACTGGGCTCTGGCGGCGAGAAGATGAAAGAGATAGGAACTGCGGCGCGGGAGGCCCTGGAAAGCTTCCTGGGAGGGAAAGTCTTTTTGGACCTGTGGATAAAGGTCAGGAAGGATTGGCGGAACTCCGAGTCGGATCTTCGTCGTCTCGGATATAGAGAGTGA
- a CDS encoding hemolysin family protein, whose protein sequence is MTILLKSLIFVIFLLFLSGLFSGGETAITATSRAKLLALRDRYVSFRKVLDWLLRDRQSALTTILIANNLVNIAASSLATTLAVMVFQRHGVILAVTAMTVLIVIFGEILPKSFALARSEKVLFLTLHFIRFSNLVLSPFVWVIGGIVTAIGRISKVDLSLQASFVTREEIEQVVTIGEASGALEESERRMIHGIISFEDTKVSEVMVPRIDMDVVDSDITIEELVPHLEEHGHSRIPIYEDSLDDIIGILYVKDLIGLLYSGKTGVKVASLKRDALFVPETMKVPDLFNIMKSRRIHMAVVVDEYGGTAGIITLEDLLEEIVGEIQDEYDHELPAIEEVEEGVYRVQGNMDLEDLSDFLGYPFESEDVESVGGLITDLSGDFPGTGSSVTYGPWEFTVLSLADHRVMEVELRKTDTEECVEDDD, encoded by the coding sequence TTGACTATCCTCTTGAAAAGCCTGATATTCGTGATCTTTCTGCTCTTTCTCTCCGGACTCTTCAGCGGTGGGGAAACGGCCATAACCGCCACAAGCAGAGCCAAGTTGCTTGCCCTGAGAGATCGCTATGTTAGTTTTCGGAAGGTTCTGGATTGGCTCTTGAGGGATCGCCAGAGTGCCCTTACCACGATCCTGATCGCCAACAATCTGGTCAACATTGCGGCTAGTTCTCTGGCTACGACTCTTGCCGTGATGGTTTTTCAAAGACATGGAGTCATACTTGCTGTGACGGCCATGACGGTGTTGATAGTTATCTTCGGCGAAATTCTGCCCAAGAGTTTCGCTTTGGCAAGAAGCGAAAAGGTCCTGTTTTTGACCCTGCATTTTATTCGATTCTCCAACCTTGTGTTGTCTCCCTTCGTGTGGGTAATAGGCGGCATAGTAACCGCGATAGGCAGAATTTCCAAGGTAGATCTCTCTCTGCAGGCTTCTTTCGTCACCAGAGAGGAGATAGAACAGGTAGTTACGATCGGGGAGGCTTCTGGCGCTTTAGAGGAGTCGGAAAGGCGGATGATCCACGGTATAATCTCTTTCGAGGACACCAAGGTCTCGGAGGTCATGGTTCCTCGCATAGATATGGACGTCGTCGATAGCGACATAACCATCGAGGAGCTGGTTCCCCATCTGGAGGAACACGGTCATTCCAGGATACCGATCTACGAGGATAGCTTAGACGACATCATAGGGATCCTCTACGTGAAAGACCTTATAGGGTTGCTCTATTCGGGAAAAACCGGCGTGAAGGTAGCCAGCCTTAAGAGGGACGCTCTCTTTGTTCCGGAGACCATGAAGGTTCCCGATCTCTTCAACATAATGAAAAGTCGAAGGATTCATATGGCGGTGGTGGTCGACGAGTACGGTGGCACCGCCGGGATAATAACCCTAGAAGATCTCCTTGAGGAGATAGTAGGGGAGATCCAAGATGAATACGATCACGAACTTCCGGCCATAGAAGAGGTAGAGGAAGGGGTCTATCGGGTTCAGGGAAACATGGACCTCGAGGATCTGAGCGATTTTCTTGGGTATCCATTCGAATCGGAAGACGTGGAATCGGTCGGTGGATTGATAACCGATCTGTCCGGGGATTTCCCCGGCACCGGTAGCTCCGTGACTTACGGTCCTTGGGAGTTTACCGTGTTAAGCTTAGCGGATCACAGAGTGATGGAGGTAGAGTTGAGAAAAACTGATACAGAGGAGTGTGTAGAGGATGACGACTGA
- the ybeY gene encoding rRNA maturation RNase YbeY yields the protein MKLEIGISNDEGDPRPSAILDEEVLSLCIAQLFDEVWPQWRMRDSVSVSIATVDEETMRQLNKSYRDCDDSTDVLSFPQWEEDGVFSPPEEWTELPLGDVVICAPVVNRNAEERNESYDREMALMVFHSVLHLLGWDHDTQEKEAAMWSLQEKYRDIAMEKLGQEG from the coding sequence ATGAAACTGGAGATTGGCATCTCAAACGACGAGGGTGACCCTCGACCGTCTGCGATACTTGACGAGGAGGTTCTCTCTCTCTGCATAGCTCAGCTTTTCGACGAGGTCTGGCCACAGTGGCGCATGAGGGATTCAGTGTCCGTATCGATAGCCACCGTTGATGAGGAGACCATGAGACAGCTGAACAAGTCCTATCGGGACTGCGACGATTCTACCGACGTACTCTCCTTTCCTCAATGGGAGGAGGATGGAGTATTCTCACCACCGGAGGAGTGGACCGAGCTACCGTTGGGAGATGTTGTCATATGTGCTCCCGTCGTAAATCGTAACGCCGAGGAACGAAATGAGTCCTACGACAGAGAGATGGCCTTGATGGTTTTTCACAGTGTTCTTCATCTCTTAGGGTGGGATCACGATACGCAGGAGAAAGAAGCTGCCATGTGGTCCCTACAGGAAAAATACAGAGATATAGCGATGGAAAAATTGGGGCAGGAGGGTTGA